A region of the Pelecanus crispus isolate bPelCri1 chromosome 1, bPelCri1.pri, whole genome shotgun sequence genome:
CTGGCTCTGACAGAGAGCTGTAGAGGGTATAGCCCAACTCATCCACTTCTTCAGGGGTGAGCTCTGAAAATAAGTTCACCTTGGGGTTCAGAGCACTAGGGAGGACACCTGCCTCCAAGTAGCGGATCAACCCCTTCAGCGCCTGCAAGAAGCGATCAGCCAGCATGTCCTGGGCCCAGTTGGACTCTTCTTGGGATAGGTGCAGGATGACATTGGTGAGCTGGCTGGCAGTGAGGTGGCCCAGGGCTGGGTTTGACTTGCATACCGCTTTGAAGATCTTCAGGCACAAGCAACGGCAGCCAGAATCACACTGGTCCAGGGCTCGGAGGCGAGCCGTTTCTGCTGGCCGCAGGCTCAGTCGCCACAGATTGTCATTCTGGGCCAGTCGATGGGGTTTGGCCACAAGGATGATGTCACCCAGTGTCAGGGATGGTAGGAAGTCAATAAAAAGATGCCGTTCTGGATCATACTGGACTTCCAGTGTCAAATctgctgggggagctgctggACGGATCACATAATCCAAGAGAGTCCCAATTGCTGGCCAGTTGATGGATCCAGCTACAACTTTCTCAAAGGTGTCTGCTACAGCTTTGGGGGAAAGGTAACCTCCCACCACACAGCGGTCCCAGTAGCTGCTCCCACGGGGAAAGTACTCTGGGTTTTCCCGACGCACCAAGTAGAAGCCAGGAATGTTCATGATGGTGTCCTCCCCGGGGATGCACGACCACAGGTTCTGCTCCAGCATCAGAGGCACAATGAGCTGGATGTGGTCAGCTGTCACTACCTTTCACAAGAGAGAAAAGTCAGTAAGAACAAGCTTTCTCTCTCCACACACAGTTTTATTCACCACCTTTAGATAGCCTTCTGTTCAAAGGAATGTAGAACAAGGATTCAGCTGTCTCACTCTCCTCTCTGCGTGGGATTCACAGCCTCCCTTTGTCAAAAGACATTCTGAAGGACTATTTCCCATTGCCAGTGGGATAACTCCAAGGTATGACCCAAGATAGCGCTTATACAGTACGTACCAGTTAGAGGTCTTTAAATACTTCAGGACCTGACATGGACCGCATATAGATGAATAATCATTTTGCCTCCTATTACTCTGAGACCACTCCTTGGATGTGAGATGCAGCTGGCCCAGGGCACAGCAACACCACATGGTAATTTAAAACAGGAGGCAGAGTATTACGTTTCTAGACAAGCTTAAGTTGCCATGGTTTAATTATCCCATGCTACAACTAGTTACTGCCCTCACCTGGTCTGCCACATTGTTTGGAGAAAGGTCATTAAAAGATCCCTTTTCACCAGTGTGATTAAGACCCCAGATCTAAGTTTCACTGGACACTCGACACTCCATTGCAGAGCTCTGattcaaacaaaaaagtgtGCCTCTGAA
Encoded here:
- the MIEF1 gene encoding mitochondrial dynamics protein MIEF1 isoform X1, which codes for MIRSLTSNSGHKRSWKQRNAAIAELGEMAGAGQRKGKKDDNGIGTAIDFVLSNARLVLGVGGAAMLGIATLAVKRMYDRAISAPSSPTHLSQSGKRSWEEPNWLGSSSRLLTQDMKTNVSRSLQTLPTDPSAADTDFFRPTKPKPSAKRSQVELKKSRLRLSLQEKLFAYYRRKVAIPADEQARAKQAAVDICAELRSFLRAKLPDMPLRDMYLSGSLYDDLQVVTADHIQLIVPLMLEQNLWSCIPGEDTIMNIPGFYLVRRENPEYFPRGSSYWDRCVVGGYLSPKAVADTFEKVVAGSINWPAIGTLLDYVIRPAAPPADLTLEVQYDPERHLFIDFLPSLTLGDIILVAKPHRLAQNDNLWRLSLRPAETARLRALDQCDSGCRCLCLKIFKAVCKSNPALGHLTASQLTNVILHLSQEESNWAQDMLADRFLQALKGLIRYLEAGVLPSALNPKVNLFSELTPEEVDELGYTLYSSLSEPEVLLQT
- the MIEF1 gene encoding mitochondrial dynamics protein MIEF1 isoform X2, with amino-acid sequence MAGAGQRKGKKDDNGIGTAIDFVLSNARLVLGVGGAAMLGIATLAVKRMYDRAISAPSSPTHLSQSGKRSWEEPNWLGSSSRLLTQDMKTNVSRSLQTLPTDPSAADTDFFRPTKPKPSAKRSQVELKKSRLRLSLQEKLFAYYRRKVAIPADEQARAKQAAVDICAELRSFLRAKLPDMPLRDMYLSGSLYDDLQVVTADHIQLIVPLMLEQNLWSCIPGEDTIMNIPGFYLVRRENPEYFPRGSSYWDRCVVGGYLSPKAVADTFEKVVAGSINWPAIGTLLDYVIRPAAPPADLTLEVQYDPERHLFIDFLPSLTLGDIILVAKPHRLAQNDNLWRLSLRPAETARLRALDQCDSGCRCLCLKIFKAVCKSNPALGHLTASQLTNVILHLSQEESNWAQDMLADRFLQALKGLIRYLEAGVLPSALNPKVNLFSELTPEEVDELGYTLYSSLSEPEVLLQT